One segment of Balaenoptera ricei isolate mBalRic1 chromosome 8, mBalRic1.hap2, whole genome shotgun sequence DNA contains the following:
- the DRD2 gene encoding D(2) dopamine receptor isoform X2, with translation MDPLNLSWYDDDLESRNWSRPFNGSEGKADRPHYNYYAMLLTLLIFVIVFGNVLVCMAVSREKALQTTTNYLIVSLAVADLLVATLVMPWVVYLEVVGEWKFSRIHCDIFVTLDVMMCTASILNLCAISIDRYTAVAMPMLYNTRYSSKRRVTVMISIVWVLSFTISCPLLFGLNNTDQNECIIANPAFVVYSSIVSFYVPFLVTLLVYIKIYIVLRRRRKRVNTKRSSRAFRANLKAPLKGNCTHPEDMKLCTVIMKSNGSFPVNRRRVEAARRAQELEMEMLSSTSPPERTRYSPIAPSHHQLTLPNASHHGLHSTPDSPAKPQKNGHAKDHPKIAKIFEIQSMPNGKTRTSLKTMSRRKLSQQKEKKATQMLAIVLGVFIICWLPFFITHILNIHCDCNIPPVLYSAFTWLGYVNSAVNPIIYTTFNIEFRKAFLKILHC, from the exons ATGGATCCGCTGAACCTGTCCTGGTACGATGACGATCTGGAGAGCCGGAACTGGAGCCGGCCCTTCAACGGGTCCGAAGGGAAAGCCGACAGGCCCCACTACAACTACTACGCCATGCTGCTTACCCTCCTCATCTTCGTCATCGTCTTCGGCAACGTGCTGGTGTGCATGGCCGTGTCCCGCGAGAAGGCGCTGCAGACCACCACCAACTACCTGATCGTCAGCCTCGCTGTGGCCGACCTCCTGGTGGCCACGCTCGTCATGCCCTGGGTGGTCTACCTGGAG GTGGTGGGCGAGTGGAAATTCAGCAGGATTcactgtgacatctttgtcacTCTGGATGTCATGATGTGCACAGCAAGCATCCTGAACCTGTGTGCCATCAGCATCGACAG GTACACAGCCGTGGCCatgcccatgctctacaacacgCGCTACAGCTCCAAGCGCCGAGTCACCGTCATGATCTCCATCGTCTGGGTCCTGTCCTTCACCATCTCCTGCCCGCTGCTCTTCGGACTCAACAACACAG ACCAGAACGAATGCATCATCGCCAACCCCGCCTTCGTGGTCTACTCCTCCATCGTCTCCTTCTACGTGCCCTTCCTCGTTACCCTGCTGGTCTACATCAAGATCTACATCGTCCTCCGCAGGCGGCGCAAGCGGGTCAACACTAAGCGCAGCAGCCGGGCTTTCAGGGCCAACCTGAAGGCCCCGCTCAAG GGCAACTGCACTCACCCTGAGGACATGAAACTCTGCACCGTTATCATGAAGTCTAATGGGAGTTTCCCTGTGAACAGGCGGAGAGTG GAGGCTGCCCGCCGAGCCCAGGAGCTGGAAATGGAGATGCTCTCCAGCACCAGCCCGCCCGAGAGGACCCGGTACAGCCCCATCGCGCCCAGCCACCACCAGCTGACCCTCCCCAACGCATCCCACCACGGCCTCCACAGCACACCTGACAGCCCTGCCAAACCACAGAAGAACGGACATGCCAAAGACCACCCCAAGATTGCCAAGATCTTTGAGATCCAGTCCATGCCCAATGGCAAAACCCGGACCTCTCTCAAGACCATGAGCCGCAGGAAGCTCTCCcagcagaaggagaagaaagccaCCCAGATGCTCGCCATTGTTCTCG gCGTGTTCATCATCTGCTGGCTGCCCTTCTTCATCACCCACATCCTGAACATACACTGTGATTGCAACATCCCGCCCGTCCTGTACAGCGCCTTCACGTGGCTGGGCTATGTCAACAGCGCCGTGAACCCCATCATCTACACCACCTTCAACATTGAGTTCCGCAAGGCCTTCCTGAAGATCCTACACTGCTGA
- the DRD2 gene encoding D(2) dopamine receptor isoform X1, giving the protein MDPLNLSWYDDDLESRNWSRPFNGSEGKADRPHYNYYAMLLTLLIFVIVFGNVLVCMAVSREKALQTTTNYLIVSLAVADLLVATLVMPWVVYLEVVGEWKFSRIHCDIFVTLDVMMCTASILNLCAISIDRYTAVAMPMLYNTRYSSKRRVTVMISIVWVLSFTISCPLLFGLNNTDQNECIIANPAFVVYSSIVSFYVPFLVTLLVYIKIYIVLRRRRKRVNTKRSSRAFRANLKAPLKEAARRAQELEMEMLSSTSPPERTRYSPIAPSHHQLTLPNASHHGLHSTPDSPAKPQKNGHAKDHPKIAKIFEIQSMPNGKTRTSLKTMSRRKLSQQKEKKATQMLAIVLGVFIICWLPFFITHILNIHCDCNIPPVLYSAFTWLGYVNSAVNPIIYTTFNIEFRKAFLKILHC; this is encoded by the exons ATGGATCCGCTGAACCTGTCCTGGTACGATGACGATCTGGAGAGCCGGAACTGGAGCCGGCCCTTCAACGGGTCCGAAGGGAAAGCCGACAGGCCCCACTACAACTACTACGCCATGCTGCTTACCCTCCTCATCTTCGTCATCGTCTTCGGCAACGTGCTGGTGTGCATGGCCGTGTCCCGCGAGAAGGCGCTGCAGACCACCACCAACTACCTGATCGTCAGCCTCGCTGTGGCCGACCTCCTGGTGGCCACGCTCGTCATGCCCTGGGTGGTCTACCTGGAG GTGGTGGGCGAGTGGAAATTCAGCAGGATTcactgtgacatctttgtcacTCTGGATGTCATGATGTGCACAGCAAGCATCCTGAACCTGTGTGCCATCAGCATCGACAG GTACACAGCCGTGGCCatgcccatgctctacaacacgCGCTACAGCTCCAAGCGCCGAGTCACCGTCATGATCTCCATCGTCTGGGTCCTGTCCTTCACCATCTCCTGCCCGCTGCTCTTCGGACTCAACAACACAG ACCAGAACGAATGCATCATCGCCAACCCCGCCTTCGTGGTCTACTCCTCCATCGTCTCCTTCTACGTGCCCTTCCTCGTTACCCTGCTGGTCTACATCAAGATCTACATCGTCCTCCGCAGGCGGCGCAAGCGGGTCAACACTAAGCGCAGCAGCCGGGCTTTCAGGGCCAACCTGAAGGCCCCGCTCAAG GAGGCTGCCCGCCGAGCCCAGGAGCTGGAAATGGAGATGCTCTCCAGCACCAGCCCGCCCGAGAGGACCCGGTACAGCCCCATCGCGCCCAGCCACCACCAGCTGACCCTCCCCAACGCATCCCACCACGGCCTCCACAGCACACCTGACAGCCCTGCCAAACCACAGAAGAACGGACATGCCAAAGACCACCCCAAGATTGCCAAGATCTTTGAGATCCAGTCCATGCCCAATGGCAAAACCCGGACCTCTCTCAAGACCATGAGCCGCAGGAAGCTCTCCcagcagaaggagaagaaagccaCCCAGATGCTCGCCATTGTTCTCG gCGTGTTCATCATCTGCTGGCTGCCCTTCTTCATCACCCACATCCTGAACATACACTGTGATTGCAACATCCCGCCCGTCCTGTACAGCGCCTTCACGTGGCTGGGCTATGTCAACAGCGCCGTGAACCCCATCATCTACACCACCTTCAACATTGAGTTCCGCAAGGCCTTCCTGAAGATCCTACACTGCTGA
- the ANKK1 gene encoding LOW QUALITY PROTEIN: ankyrin repeat and protein kinase domain-containing protein 1 (The sequence of the model RefSeq protein was modified relative to this genomic sequence to represent the inferred CDS: deleted 1 base in 1 codon): MAAGVEQRLGGLPVFTRDDFEGTWRPVASGGFSQVFQARHKRWRTEYAIKCSRCLQPDTTSSDVNCLIEEATKMEKIKFQHIVSIYGVCEQPLGIVMEFMANGSLEKMLPTHSLCWQLKFRIIHETGLAMNFLHSINPPLFHLDLKPGNILLDSHMHVKVSDFGLSRWMEQLTRMQYIKRSALQGTLSYIPPEMFLESNKGPGPKYNVYSFGIVIWQILTQKKPYSGFNMMTVMVRVAAGLRPSLQPVSDEWPAEAQQMVDLMRRCWDQDPKKRPCFPDIAVETDMLLSLLQSPVADPESEALAGKVSCTACLCRPREVSEEISQELTDSADSGDYLKRVLPLSDSESLVLSDEQLRIRENKVTPLHFLVSQGCLERVRLLLAQEVHVDCQTACGYTPLLVATQDQHPDLCALLLKHGADANLADEDGWAPLHFAAQNGDDRTARLLLDHGARVDAQEHEGWTPLHLAVQNNFENVARLLVSRQADPNLQEAEGKTPLHVAAYFGHVSLVKLLTGQGAKLDARQRNLRTPLHLAVERGKVRAIQHLLKSGAAADALDQRGYSPLHIATTRGKHLIGKMLLRYGASLELPTHQGWTPLHLAAFKGHLEIIHLLAESHADVGAPGGMNWTPLHLAAHHGAEVVVSALLQCGADPNAPEQSGWTPLHLAVQRGAFLSVINLLEHRADVHARNKVGWTPAHLAALKGNMAILRVLVKAGAQLDTQDGVGCTPLQLALWS, encoded by the exons ATGGCCGCGGGCGTGGAGCAGCGGCTGGGCGGA CTCCCCGTCTTCACCCGCGACGACTTCGAGGGCACCTGGCGCCCAGTGGCGAGCGGCGGCTTCAGCCAGGTGTTCCAGGCGCGGCACAAGCGCTGGCGGACCGAGTACGCCATCAAGTGCTCCCGCTGCCTCCAGCCTGACACCACCAG CTCTGATGTGAATTGCCTCATTGAAGAAGCAACCAAAATGGAGAAGATCAAGTTTCAGCACATCGTGTCCATCTACGGGGTATGCGAGCAGCCCCTGGGTATTGTGATGGAGTTCATGGCCAACGGTTCCCTGGAGAAGATGTTGCCCACCCACAGCCTCTGCTGGCAGCTCAAGTTCCGCATCATCCATGAGACCGGCTTGGCCATGAACTTCCTCCACAGCATTAACCCACCACTGTTCCACCTGGACCTCAAGCCAGGCAACATCCtcctggacagccacatgcatgTCAAG GTTTCGGACTTCGGCCTGTCCCGGTGGATGGAACAGTTGACCCGGATGCAGTACATCAAGAGGTCAGCTCTGCAGGGCACCCTCAGCTACATCCCCCCTGAGATGTTCCTGGAGAGTAACAAGGGCCCAGGGCCCAAATACAATGTGTACAG CTTCGGGATTGTCATCTGGCAGATCCTCACTCAGAAGAAACCGTATTCAG GCTTCAACATGATGACCGTTATGGTGCGAGTGGCCGCAGGCCTGCGGCCCTCCCTGCAGCCTGTCTCTGATGAGTGGCCGGCTGAGGCCCAGCAGATGGTGGACCTGATGAGGCGCTGTTGGGACCAGGACCCCAAGAAGAGGCCCTGCTTTCCAG ACATCGCAGTGGAGACAGACATGCTGCTGTCCCTGCTCCAGAGTCCTGTGGCTGACCCAGAGAGCGAGGCCCTGGCCGGGAAGGTGTCCTGCACAGCGTGTCTGTGCCGGCCCCGGGAG GTCAGTGAGGAGATCAGCCAGGAGCTAACAGACAGCG CAGACTCAGGAGACTACTTGAAGCGGGTCCTGCCTCTCTCAGACAGCGAGAGCCTGGTCCTGAGCGATGAGCAGCTGCGCATCCGTGAGAACAAGGTCACCCCCCTCCACTTCCTGGTGTCTCAGGGCTGCCTGGAGCGGGTGAGGCTTCTGCTGGCCCAGGAGGTCCACGTGGACTGCCAGACAGCCTGTGGCTACACTCCCCTCCTCGTCGCCACCCAGGACCAGCACCCTGACCTCTGTGCCCTGCTCCTGAAGCACGGTGCCGACGCCAACCTGGCGGACGAGGACGGCTGGGCCCCGCTGCACTTCGCAGCCCAGAATGGGGACGACCGCACTGCCCGCCTCCTCCTGGACCACGGGGCCCGTGTGGACGCCCAGGAGCACGAGGGGTGGACCCCGCTCCACCTGGCTGTGCAGAACAACTTTGAGAATGTGGCACGGCTTCTGGTCTCCCGTCAAGCTGACCCCAACCTGCAGGAGGCTGAGGGCAAGACCCCTCTCCACGTGGCCGCCTACTTTGGCCATGTCAGCCTGGTCAAGCTGCTGACAGGCCAGGGGGCCAAGCTGGATGCTCGGCAGAGAAACCTGAGGACGCCACTGCACCTGGCGGTGGAGCGAGGCAAAGTGAGGGCCATCCAACACCTGCTAAAGAGTGGGGCGGCCGCTGATGCCCTTGACCAGAGAGGCTACAGCCCACTGCACATCGCCACTACGAGGGGCAAGCACCTTATCGGCAAGATGCTGCTCAGGTACGGCGCCAGCCTCGAGCTGCCGACCCACCAGGGCTGGACGCCCCTGCATCTAGCAGCCTTCAAGGGCCACCTGGAGATCATCCACCTGCTGGCTGAGAGCCACGCAGACGTGGGGGCTCCCGGAGGCATGAACTGGACCCCCCTGCACCTGGCTGCCCATCACGGGGCGGAGGTGGTGGTGTCCGCACTGCTGCAGTGTGGGGCTGACCCCAATGCTCCCGAGCAGTCAGGCTGGACGCCCCTCCACCTGGCAGTCCAGAGGGGGGCCTTCCTGAGCGTCATCAACCTCCTGGAGCACCGTGCAGATGTCCATGCCCGCAACAAGGTGGGCTGGACGCCTGCCCACCTGGCCGCCCTCAAGGGCAACATGGCCATCCTCAGAGTGCTGGTCAAGGCCGGTGCCCAGCTGGACACCCAGGACGGGGTAGGCTGCACACCCCTGCAGCTGGCCCTCTGGAGCTAA